A window of the Helianthus annuus cultivar XRQ/B chromosome 4, HanXRQr2.0-SUNRISE, whole genome shotgun sequence genome harbors these coding sequences:
- the LOC110932914 gene encoding secreted RxLR effector protein 161-like produces the protein MAECNSANFPMEHKPQLTKEGEGKDVNPTLYQRLIGSLRYLLHTRPDLGYSVGVLSRYMEKPKENHMAAIKQVLRYVKGTIQFGLKYHKGRDSEIVGYSDSRFETDLDDRRGTMGTMFFYSGNLVSWTSQKQRTVVLSSWLLRLRRIWCVSR, from the coding sequence ATGGCTGAATGTAACTCAGCCAACTTTCCTATGGAACACAAGCCTCAGTTGACCAAAGAAGGTGAAGGGAAGGACGTGAATCCAACATTGTATCAAAGACTTATCGGTAGTTTGCGGTATCTTCTTCATACTCGTCCCGATCTTGGTTATTCAGTAGGTGTTTTGAGCAGGTACATGGAGAAACCTAAAGAGAATCACATGGCAGCCATCAAGCAAGTATTGAGATATGTCAAAGGAACCATTCAGTTTGGTTTGAAGTATCATAAAGGAAGAGACAGTGAGATAGTCGGGTATAGCGACAGTAGATTCGAGACTGATTTGGATGATAGGAGAGGCACAATGGGGACTATGTTCTTTTACTCAGGAAACTTGGTGTCTTGGACGTCCCAAAAGCAAAGAACAGTGGTTCTTTCGTCTTGGCTATTGCGCTTACGAAGAATCTGGTGTGTTTCACGGTAG